A single region of the Limimonas halophila genome encodes:
- a CDS encoding polymer-forming cytoskeletal protein produces the protein MFGKRTKQQPKQDTRREPSAAPASPAGEGDGDAPGESKPGGSAQASAPVQPERPTRPDPSAVLNRQPTPPVNPEPSRQASNNRQRGKTAPAQDEDAGNKLIVGQNIRMSGEIAACDKLLVEGMVEADLTETRELEVAPTGSFKGSAVIDVAEIAGRFEGDLVVRERLNLRANGQVHGTIRYRALEIESGGRIGGTLVELSAEEAERYRTDDTAAQPANGAADPAAEPARDAAGDALDTPDDPLAAAGVGDEAVRQQDG, from the coding sequence ATGTTCGGCAAACGCACCAAGCAACAGCCCAAACAGGACACCCGGCGCGAGCCCTCGGCCGCGCCCGCCAGCCCCGCCGGTGAGGGGGACGGCGACGCTCCCGGCGAGAGCAAGCCCGGCGGGTCGGCCCAGGCGTCGGCGCCCGTCCAGCCGGAACGCCCGACGCGGCCGGACCCCTCCGCGGTGCTGAACCGCCAGCCCACGCCGCCGGTGAACCCGGAACCCTCGCGCCAGGCGTCGAACAACCGCCAGCGCGGCAAGACCGCGCCGGCGCAGGACGAGGACGCGGGCAACAAGCTGATCGTCGGGCAGAACATCCGCATGTCCGGCGAGATCGCGGCCTGCGACAAGCTGCTGGTCGAGGGCATGGTCGAGGCGGACCTGACCGAGACGCGCGAGCTTGAAGTCGCGCCCACCGGCTCCTTCAAGGGCTCGGCCGTCATCGACGTGGCGGAAATCGCCGGCCGGTTCGAAGGCGATCTGGTCGTTCGCGAGCGCCTGAACCTCCGCGCCAACGGGCAGGTCCACGGCACCATCCGCTACCGCGCGCTTGAGATCGAGAGCGGCGGCCGCATCGGCGGCACGCTGGTGGAGCTGAGCGCCGAGGAAGCCGAGCGCTACCGCACCGACGACACGGCCGCCCAGCCCGCCAACGGCGCCGCCGACCCGGCGGCCGAGCCCGCCCGCGACGCCGCGGGCGATGCCCTCGACACGCCCGACGACCCGCTCGCCGCCGCGGGCGTGGGCGACGAGGCGGTGCGCCAGCAGGACGGGTAG
- a CDS encoding EI24 domain-containing protein, giving the protein MLVGLLKAIGQLSDPRFRGLVWRALAISVVTFAGLWALAWWGIDAGGDSLAAWLGAESWWGWAVEILVALGGLAGVLVASFLIFPAVMGLTQQFYLEDAAARVEARHYPDLPPAEGQPILEGVKDGVDLALATIVVNVIALPIYLLLFPPLNVFVFYGVNGYLLGREYFEVVAVRRLHRSRVRALRRAYQGRVVAAGVVIAVLMTLPVVNLLAPVIAAAFMVHVVERIRRRAGAPAVRAA; this is encoded by the coding sequence ATGCTCGTCGGACTCCTCAAGGCCATCGGCCAGCTCTCCGACCCGCGCTTTCGCGGGCTGGTCTGGCGCGCGCTCGCCATCTCCGTCGTCACCTTCGCGGGGCTGTGGGCGCTCGCGTGGTGGGGGATCGATGCCGGCGGCGACTCCCTGGCCGCGTGGCTGGGCGCGGAGTCCTGGTGGGGCTGGGCGGTCGAGATCCTGGTAGCGCTCGGCGGGCTCGCGGGCGTGCTGGTGGCCAGCTTCCTGATCTTCCCCGCGGTGATGGGGCTGACCCAGCAATTCTACCTGGAGGACGCCGCCGCGCGCGTGGAGGCGCGCCACTACCCCGATCTGCCGCCCGCCGAGGGGCAGCCCATCCTGGAGGGCGTCAAGGACGGCGTGGATCTGGCGCTCGCCACCATCGTGGTGAATGTGATCGCGCTGCCGATTTATCTGCTCCTGTTTCCGCCGCTGAATGTGTTTGTGTTCTACGGTGTGAACGGCTACCTCTTGGGCCGGGAATACTTCGAGGTGGTGGCCGTGCGGCGGCTGCACCGGTCGCGCGTGCGGGCGCTTCGCCGGGCCTACCAGGGCCGGGTGGTCGCCGCCGGGGTGGTGATCGCGGTGTTGATGACCCTGCCGGTGGTGAACCTGCTGGCGCCCGTGATCGCGGCGGCCTTCATGGTGCACGTCGTCGAGCGCATCCGTCGGCGGGCGGGGGCGCCGGCCGTGCGCGCCGCCTGA
- a CDS encoding UDP-glucose dehydrogenase family protein, whose product MRIAMIGTGYVGLVSGACFAEFGTTVHCMDRDADKIARLNRGELPIHEPGLDELLARNIAAGRLRFTTEMAEATTGADAIFIAVGTPSRRGNGEADLRFVHSAAVTAARAAEPDSVIVTKSTVPVGTGRELARRLAEAVPNKRLHVAANPEFLREGAAIADFMRPDRVVVGAESERARTVLEALYRPLYLNQTPLVITDLETAELAKYAANAFLATKIGFINEMADLCEAVGADVHGVACCMGLDGRIGPKFLHPGPGFGGSCFPKDTRCLAHTADTVGTPLGIVNAVIAGNDRRPDTMAAKIANALGGDVSGQTLAVLGLTFKPNTDDMREAPSLKIIPALQSAGVTIRAFDPHGMPEAAKHLADVVWCRDCYDAMTGADGVAILTEWNQFRNLDTQRMHQALRRPVVIDLRNIYDPAAMTEAGFHYTCVGRQ is encoded by the coding sequence ATGCGGATCGCCATGATCGGAACCGGCTATGTCGGCCTCGTCTCCGGGGCCTGCTTTGCCGAGTTCGGCACGACCGTCCACTGCATGGACCGCGACGCGGACAAGATCGCCCGCCTGAACCGCGGGGAGCTCCCCATCCACGAACCGGGGCTCGACGAGCTGCTGGCCCGCAACATCGCCGCCGGGCGCCTGCGCTTCACCACCGAGATGGCCGAGGCCACCACCGGGGCGGACGCGATCTTCATCGCCGTCGGCACGCCCAGCCGGCGCGGCAACGGCGAGGCCGACCTGCGGTTCGTGCACAGCGCCGCCGTGACCGCCGCACGCGCCGCCGAGCCCGACAGCGTGATCGTCACCAAGTCGACCGTTCCCGTCGGCACGGGGCGCGAGCTGGCGCGCAGGCTGGCCGAGGCGGTGCCGAACAAGCGCCTGCACGTCGCCGCCAACCCCGAGTTCCTGCGCGAGGGCGCCGCCATCGCCGACTTCATGCGCCCGGACCGCGTGGTCGTGGGCGCGGAGAGCGAGCGCGCGCGCACGGTCCTGGAGGCGCTCTACCGCCCGCTCTACCTGAACCAGACGCCGCTGGTGATCACGGATCTGGAAACCGCCGAACTGGCCAAGTACGCGGCCAACGCCTTCCTCGCCACCAAGATCGGCTTCATCAACGAAATGGCCGACCTGTGCGAGGCCGTGGGCGCCGACGTGCACGGCGTTGCGTGCTGCATGGGCCTGGACGGGCGCATCGGGCCCAAGTTCCTGCACCCCGGCCCCGGCTTCGGCGGCTCCTGTTTCCCCAAGGACACGCGCTGCCTCGCCCACACGGCGGACACGGTCGGCACGCCGCTGGGCATCGTCAACGCCGTCATCGCGGGCAACGACCGCCGCCCGGACACCATGGCCGCCAAGATCGCCAACGCGCTGGGCGGCGACGTGAGCGGGCAGACGCTCGCCGTGCTCGGGCTCACGTTCAAGCCGAACACCGACGACATGCGCGAGGCCCCGAGCCTGAAGATCATCCCTGCCCTGCAAAGCGCCGGTGTCACCATCCGCGCCTTCGATCCGCACGGCATGCCGGAAGCCGCCAAGCACCTGGCCGATGTCGTCTGGTGCCGCGACTGCTACGACGCCATGACCGGCGCCGACGGCGTCGCCATCCTCACCGAATGGAACCAGTTCCGGAACCTCGACACCCAGCGCATGCACCAAGCGCTGCGCCGGCCCGTCGTTATCGATCTGCGCAACATCTACGACCCCGCCGCCATGACCGAGGCCGGATTCCACTACACCTGCGTCGGCCGGCAATGA
- a CDS encoding adenosine kinase, translating into MAGQPADQERIDVLGVGNAIVDVIARTDDAFLTKHGLPKGGMTLIGSEWAEALYESMGPGTEMSGGSAANTLAGIASLGGTTAFLGKVRDDQLGRIFRHDIRAAGCTFETSAATDTLPTARCLVFVTPDAQRTMATFLGASTQLGPGDVDHERIRRARVTYLEGFLWDAPEAKQAFIDAAGTARGNGGEVALSLSDPFCVERHRESFRELVDGHVDILFANGDEITSLYETETFEEAVDIVRGKVRIAALTRGENGSVVVTPDETVEVPAVTPGRIEDTTGAGDLYAAGFLHAYTRGHDLGRCAHLGGACAAEVISHVGARPQRDLKELLTEIG; encoded by the coding sequence ATGGCCGGTCAGCCAGCGGACCAGGAGCGAATCGACGTGCTCGGCGTCGGCAACGCGATCGTGGACGTGATCGCGCGCACCGACGACGCCTTTCTCACCAAGCACGGCCTGCCCAAGGGCGGCATGACGCTGATCGGCAGCGAGTGGGCCGAGGCGCTGTACGAGAGCATGGGCCCGGGCACGGAGATGTCCGGCGGCTCGGCGGCGAACACGCTCGCCGGCATCGCCTCGCTGGGCGGGACGACGGCCTTCCTGGGCAAGGTGCGCGACGACCAGCTCGGCCGCATCTTCCGCCACGACATCCGCGCGGCCGGCTGCACCTTCGAGACGAGCGCCGCCACCGACACCCTGCCCACCGCGCGCTGTCTGGTCTTCGTCACGCCGGACGCGCAGCGCACGATGGCGACCTTCCTGGGCGCGTCCACGCAGCTCGGCCCCGGGGACGTGGATCACGAGCGCATCCGCCGCGCGCGGGTGACCTACCTGGAAGGCTTCCTGTGGGACGCGCCGGAGGCCAAGCAGGCCTTCATCGACGCGGCCGGCACGGCGCGCGGGAACGGCGGCGAGGTCGCGCTCTCGCTCTCCGACCCCTTCTGCGTGGAGCGCCACCGCGAGTCCTTCCGCGAGCTTGTGGACGGGCACGTCGACATCCTCTTCGCCAACGGCGACGAGATCACCTCGCTCTACGAAACCGAGACCTTCGAGGAAGCCGTGGACATCGTGCGCGGCAAGGTGCGCATTGCCGCGCTGACGCGCGGGGAGAACGGCTCGGTCGTGGTGACGCCGGACGAAACCGTCGAGGTGCCGGCCGTGACCCCCGGCCGCATCGAGGACACCACGGGCGCGGGCGACCTCTACGCCGCCGGTTTCCTGCACGCCTACACGCGCGGGCACGACCTGGGCCGGTGCGCGCACCTGGGCGGCGCCTGCGCGGCGGAGGTGATCAGCCACGTGGGCGCGCGCCCGCAGCGCGACCTGAAGGAACTCCTCACCGAGATCGGCTGA
- a CDS encoding O-acetyl-ADP-ribose deacetylase, translating into MADDTVDDRIDVVQGDITRLDVDAVVNAANKQLKRGGGVDGAIHKAAGPELQKALDGIGGCPAGEAVVTDGFNLPAGHIIHTVGPVWHGGDEGEDETLASAYRTSLAKAEEVGAARVAFPAISTGVYNFPQERAAEIAVQEARAWLREHDTPQRVVFCAFDAMTTAAYEKALAR; encoded by the coding sequence ATGGCGGACGACACGGTGGACGACCGCATCGACGTGGTTCAGGGCGACATCACGCGGCTGGACGTCGACGCGGTGGTGAACGCCGCCAACAAGCAGCTCAAGCGCGGCGGCGGCGTGGACGGCGCGATCCACAAGGCCGCGGGGCCGGAGCTGCAGAAGGCGCTGGACGGCATCGGCGGCTGCCCGGCGGGCGAGGCCGTCGTGACGGACGGTTTCAACCTTCCGGCCGGCCACATCATCCACACCGTCGGGCCGGTCTGGCACGGCGGCGACGAGGGCGAGGACGAGACGCTCGCGAGCGCCTACCGCACTTCGCTCGCTAAAGCGGAAGAGGTGGGCGCCGCGCGCGTCGCCTTCCCGGCGATCTCCACGGGCGTCTACAACTTCCCCCAGGAGCGCGCGGCCGAGATCGCGGTGCAGGAAGCGCGCGCCTGGCTGCGCGAGCACGACACGCCGCAGCGCGTGGTGTTCTGCGCCTTCGACGCCATGACCACGGCGGCCTACGAGAAGGCGCTGGCGCGGTGA